A single genomic interval of Granulicella tundricola MP5ACTX9 harbors:
- a CDS encoding DsbA family protein yields MSLLLLLLVLFPLTTTTTNAQSTPIAATSTFNQSGTFAPLPNPAAPATLIVFSDFACPFSARTFFTLQKLSTRYPNSLHILYKQTPLPIHPDAPLAARAALAAARQNRYNAMAELLFANQTHQDLPTFLSFARQLHLDIPRFRRDYDSPAVAAQLATDLEESHAFGVIETPTSFLNGKLLSGLQDEPTLTALIDKASTTPSIAPTLASGNDGTITDPTLLAQILAPTSPTQGPATAPLTIVEFTDFQCPFCRAAVAPMEQLMAARGQEVRWIFRAFPLDFHQFAEQSAEAALAAGEQGKFWPMHDLLFAHQSALTLADLHTYAQQLNLNLPAFDEAMSTHRLAGQVAADRALGLRAGVSGTPTFMVDGHLMVGARSLTELAALADAHRNFAGIQNASARVPTAPAATHQVLGPEPSSGQPDTPITLTWFTDVRSPLAAHQAELLRTLTAHYEGRIRVLFKADPLVTHPDSRLASAALFAALALGGSDKFWPMFDALADRRDLLDRPKLLTIAAAMHLNASAFEKSLDQSENDVTADQQEATRRGISGAPVLFLNTERVDGLQREAFYTAILDRQLKDQLKAQPTTTQATLLTTNPTHH; encoded by the coding sequence TTGTCTTTGCTGTTGCTGTTGCTCGTTCTCTTCCCCCTCACCACGACCACCACCAATGCCCAATCAACCCCCATAGCCGCCACCTCCACCTTCAACCAATCCGGCACCTTCGCCCCCCTCCCCAACCCCGCCGCCCCCGCCACCCTCATCGTCTTCTCGGACTTCGCCTGCCCCTTCTCCGCCAGGACCTTCTTCACCCTCCAGAAGCTCTCCACCCGCTACCCCAACAGCCTCCACATCCTCTACAAGCAAACCCCGCTCCCCATCCATCCCGACGCACCCCTCGCCGCCCGCGCAGCCCTCGCCGCCGCCCGCCAGAACCGTTACAACGCCATGGCCGAGCTCCTCTTCGCCAACCAGACCCACCAGGATCTCCCCACCTTCCTCAGCTTCGCCCGCCAGCTTCACCTGGACATCCCCCGCTTCCGCCGCGACTACGACTCCCCCGCCGTCGCCGCACAGCTCGCCACCGACCTCGAAGAAAGCCACGCCTTCGGCGTCATCGAAACCCCCACCTCCTTCCTCAACGGCAAGCTCCTCTCCGGCCTCCAGGACGAGCCAACCCTCACCGCCCTCATCGACAAAGCCAGCACCACCCCTTCCATCGCCCCCACCCTTGCCTCAGGTAACGACGGCACCATCACCGACCCCACCCTCCTCGCTCAGATCCTCGCACCCACCTCCCCCACCCAGGGCCCCGCCACAGCCCCCCTCACCATCGTCGAGTTCACCGACTTCCAGTGCCCCTTCTGCCGCGCCGCCGTCGCCCCCATGGAGCAGCTCATGGCCGCACGAGGCCAGGAGGTCCGCTGGATCTTCCGCGCCTTCCCCCTCGACTTCCACCAGTTCGCCGAGCAGTCCGCCGAAGCCGCCCTCGCCGCCGGCGAGCAGGGCAAGTTCTGGCCCATGCATGACCTCCTCTTCGCCCACCAGTCCGCCCTCACCCTCGCCGACCTCCACACCTACGCCCAGCAGCTCAACCTCAACCTCCCCGCCTTCGACGAAGCCATGTCCACCCATCGCCTCGCCGGCCAGGTCGCCGCAGACCGAGCCCTCGGCCTCCGCGCCGGCGTCTCCGGCACCCCCACCTTCATGGTCGACGGCCATCTCATGGTCGGCGCACGCTCTCTCACAGAGCTCGCCGCCCTCGCAGACGCCCACCGCAACTTCGCCGGCATCCAGAACGCATCAGCGCGAGTCCCCACAGCCCCAGCAGCCACACACCAGGTCCTCGGCCCTGAACCTTCCTCTGGCCAGCCCGACACCCCAATCACCCTCACCTGGTTCACCGACGTCCGCAGCCCCCTCGCCGCCCATCAGGCAGAGCTCCTCCGCACCCTCACCGCCCACTACGAAGGCCGCATCCGGGTCCTCTTCAAAGCCGACCCCCTCGTCACCCACCCCGACAGCCGCCTCGCCAGCGCAGCCCTCTTCGCCGCCCTGGCGTTAGGAGGATCAGACAAATTCTGGCCCATGTTCGACGCCCTCGCCGACCGCCGCGACCTCCTCGACCGCCCCAAGCTCCTCACCATAGCCGCCGCCATGCACCTGAACGCCTCAGCCTTTGAGAAGTCCCTCGACCAATCCGAAAATGACGTCACAGCAGACCAGCAGGAAGCCACCCGCCGCGGCATCTCCGGCGCTCCCGTCCTCTTCCTCAACACAGAGCGAGTAGACGGCCTCCAACGCGAAGCCTTCTACACCGCCATCCTTGATCGTCAGTTGAAAGACCAACTCAAAGCCCAGCCCACCACCACCCAAGCCACCCTCCTCACCACTAACCCCACCCACCACTAA
- a CDS encoding Crp/Fnr family transcriptional regulator, producing the protein MAAGTNRLLEKLPAEYRTTLLARMEAITLPVPVNLYEPGVVPKYAHFMTSGVTSVVTFMEDGNGVEVGLIGREGLVEGMHLLGAGLLPTTGFIQVDGTALRMSFAELRREFQSSEMLRTLILAEVQAQNLVLGQIAACNRLHELEERLARWLLMVSDRLESDHFTLTQEFLAEMIGARRTTVTLAAGSLQRSGLIEYKRGHIKILDREGLESAACECYPIVRDLIETLYLLG; encoded by the coding sequence ATGGCTGCTGGAACGAATCGTTTGCTGGAAAAACTTCCGGCTGAGTACAGGACTACCTTGCTGGCACGGATGGAGGCGATTACGCTGCCGGTTCCGGTGAATCTCTATGAACCAGGTGTGGTTCCGAAGTATGCGCACTTCATGACGAGCGGAGTGACCTCCGTGGTGACGTTCATGGAGGATGGGAATGGCGTCGAGGTGGGGCTGATTGGGCGCGAGGGTCTGGTGGAGGGGATGCACCTGCTGGGGGCAGGGCTGCTGCCGACGACGGGATTTATCCAGGTGGACGGTACGGCGCTCAGGATGTCGTTTGCGGAGTTGAGGCGTGAGTTTCAAAGCTCTGAGATGTTGCGGACGCTGATCCTGGCGGAGGTGCAGGCGCAGAACCTGGTGCTGGGGCAGATTGCGGCCTGCAATCGGCTGCATGAGCTCGAAGAGCGGCTGGCGCGGTGGCTGCTGATGGTGAGCGACCGGCTGGAGAGCGATCACTTTACGTTGACGCAGGAGTTTCTGGCGGAGATGATCGGGGCTCGGCGGACGACTGTGACGCTGGCTGCGGGGAGTTTGCAGCGGAGTGGGTTGATCGAGTACAAGCGAGGGCATATCAAAATTCTGGATCGTGAAGGGTTGGAGAGCGCGGCTTGTGAGTGCTATCCGATCGTGCGGGATTTGATTGAGACGCTTTACTTGTTAGGCTAG
- a CDS encoding sensor histidine kinase — protein sequence MEESITERNDRWAELEEALRQSRTLAAAGQFAAAVMHEINNPLEAITNLAYLAREEADDPEKVREYVSLLQEQLASVVQIAHQTLSFHRGAAALAAVDMGEITDAAVRVYQWKLAAKQIRLLKEIVPDAKVRAHAGELLQVMSNLVVNAIDALPEKGTLRLRVRRCEAQVHLTIADDGHGIPEPMLAKVFDPFFTTKADRGTGLGLAISKAIVERHQGTIRSRSSTRKGRSGTAFRISLPREIEAAERESAGSRVTG from the coding sequence TTGGAAGAATCGATCACAGAGCGTAACGACAGGTGGGCCGAGCTTGAAGAGGCTTTGCGGCAGAGCAGGACGCTTGCGGCGGCGGGGCAGTTTGCGGCCGCGGTGATGCATGAGATCAACAACCCGCTGGAGGCAATTACGAACCTTGCCTACCTGGCTCGGGAGGAGGCTGACGACCCCGAGAAGGTTCGGGAGTATGTGAGTCTGCTGCAGGAGCAACTGGCGAGCGTGGTGCAGATTGCGCATCAGACGCTGAGCTTTCACAGGGGCGCGGCTGCGCTGGCGGCGGTGGATATGGGAGAGATTACAGACGCGGCGGTGCGGGTGTACCAGTGGAAGCTGGCGGCGAAGCAGATACGGCTGCTGAAGGAAATTGTGCCGGATGCGAAGGTGCGTGCGCATGCGGGGGAGCTGCTGCAGGTGATGTCGAACCTGGTGGTGAATGCGATCGATGCGCTGCCGGAGAAGGGGACGCTGCGGCTGCGGGTTCGGCGGTGTGAGGCCCAGGTTCACCTGACGATTGCGGATGATGGGCATGGGATCCCGGAACCGATGCTGGCTAAGGTGTTCGATCCATTTTTTACGACGAAGGCGGATCGCGGGACGGGGTTGGGGTTGGCGATCTCGAAGGCGATTGTGGAACGGCATCAGGGGACGATCCGATCGCGGAGCAGCACGCGCAAGGGGCGGAGCGGAACTGCATTTCGGATCTCGCTGCCGCGTGAGATAGAGGCTGCGGAGCGTGAGAGTGCTGGAAGCAGGGTGACGGGATGA